The sequence AACTAATAAAACATTAAATGCCGCAGTACGTATGCTATTACGGTAACGACACAAACTACAGCTAATTGTCCCGGTAATGCAAACAATGAATACTTAAGGATTGCTTGCAATAATGATAAATTTTCTGTACCCTGCCAACCTAAAACATAAGTAATGACCAAATAACTAATACCGCACAGATGAACTGTTAACAAGCCACAAATACAACTAAATGCCAAAGTTTCTAATTTAGGTCTGGCTTTAAAGGCAAACAAACCGCAAATCCAAGCTCCAGGAATAAAACCCACCAAGTATCCAAACTGAGAAAGCTTGACGTAGCCGATTCCTCCGCCATCTGCAAATACTGGCAATAGAGTCAAGCCCATAACTAGATAAGCAATCTGTGAAAGGGCACCAGCATTTTTACCTCCCAGACAACCAACTAACAGCACCCCACCAATTTGATAGGTGACTCCTAAAGAAAAAGCATGAACTCCTTGGTTACCCCAACTCCAAGGCAGGGTGGTAATATAGGCTTCCAAAAAGGTACCACCCATAGTTAGTAGTAAGCCAATCATTGACCATAATAATTGGTTGGATGCGGCTAACATTTAAAAAACACTCATACAAAAATCGGAAAATAATGTTTTGCTATTTGTTGAATAATTAACAAATATACTAATGCTTCTTTATTTGTGTCGCATCCTAGTTTAATGCGTCTAACTACAAGTGTCCAAAATTCTAGTCAAAACAATGAGGGAAACCTACACTAGTTAGAACGCATTTTTAATCTTTACACTTACTAATATTTTTATAGCTTTATTGATATTGTCTTTACGGTTTCCACACCCATTCGGTAAAATATCTTAACTTGCATCTGGTTGTTAATACAAAAACACACATACTCAATATTTATTTATTCATATATATATTCTGTGCTTAAAAACTTTCATTACTCTTTAAAACAAGCTTGATTTTGATCGACCTAACTTTGACTCAGTATAATTCGCAAATTAAAGAAGTTATTAGAGATATAGAACAAAATTTCTAATGTATTATTTATTTCTTTAATACAAGCAAATACATGTAAGAAAGTTACGTTCGCAATAAATGTATGTTTTTGCGTAAATACAGTACAGATAAGCATAGTTAGCTGGTTTTGTTAACCTTATCTTTACTGATTAGCTGTATATTATAAACGATACCTGCAAAATTACTCAACTTGCACATCTATGTTTTCTACTAAGTCTGTAGCGAAAAAATCTCGTTTTGCTTCTCTATTCTCAGTATTAGCACTTACTGTTACTTTGGCTGCTTGTGGCGGTGGTGAAGGAACCGATAACGCTGGTGGAGATAGTCCTAATGCTACCGATGTAGCTGCTAACACCAAATTAGATTTAGGTGGAGACACAACTTTAGATGGCGCGGGCGCATCTTTCCCAAGATTGCTTTATGAGCGTTGGTTTAAAGACATTAATGCTAAGTATCCTAATCTCCGAGTGAACTATCAGTCAGTTGGTAGTGGTGCTGGTGTTAGACAATTTACCGCTGGTACAGTCGATTTCGGTGCAAGCGACGTAGCAATG comes from Rivularia sp. PCC 7116 and encodes:
- a CDS encoding biotin transporter BioY — translated: MLAASNQLLWSMIGLLLTMGGTFLEAYITTLPWSWGNQGVHAFSLGVTYQIGGVLLVGCLGGKNAGALSQIAYLVMGLTLLPVFADGGGIGYVKLSQFGYLVGFIPGAWICGLFAFKARPKLETLAFSCICGLLTVHLCGISYLVITYVLGWQGTENLSLLQAILKYSLFALPGQLAVVCVVTVIAYVLRHLMFY